A segment of the Trifolium pratense cultivar HEN17-A07 linkage group LG7, ARS_RC_1.1, whole genome shotgun sequence genome:
AGTGTCTCAAAAGGAAcaacaacataaataatttaaatcagGTAACGATAgttgtttctttttgtggaACTAAAGGGAAAAGAAATATTACTTTAACTGTCAAACATGACATGTTAAGGGAAGGTATATTTCTTATCTGGTTTGTTTTAAGGTTGATTTAACTTTGGTATGTAGACACACATGTTGGATAGATTCGGGTGTCACAACTAACAACAGTGTGCCTAAGTAAGGTTTTATGAATTGTCGGCAACTAAGTGATGGTGAAAGATACATCTATATGTGGTTGACGACAAAACAGTTCAAGTTGAggcaattgaaaaaaaaaaatttagattattGATAAAGACTAAATTGTATTTGgattttgatgaaactattTTTGCACTGtctttcaaacaaaaattaagttctatttttattttgaacctatttggtttttcttgtttatttgggaatgaaaacttaaattatttcaaaattttaaattagttGGTTTTGGTTCTTTGTCAGGTTACAATAATCTCTATTCAATTTAACACAATTGCTTCATTTAATTAACCAATGAGAATTCAGGTACATTTGACACAAGATATTGGGTGACATCTCCAAATGGAGAATAAAGAGACTTATGTCAAGTGAAATCTCAGACTCAGGTTTTCCAGAAAAGGGAAAATAAACCAATAAAGGAGATATGAGGCCAATGAGACTTTGGATGTCTTTGAACttataaatattgatatttgTGTGTCATTCTTTCCGGCTGTTTGGAATGGTAAACAATATTCATAATGTTCAAAGACGATTTTCTATATGGCTTCATTTATCTCATTCATGAAACAAGAAAGTCATTGGACGTGTTCAATTTTTATCCAGACTGATGTTGAGAATCAACTCGACTAAAGAAACAAAAGAGTTAAGTTTAACCGTGGTAGTGAATACTATGGTAAATTTAACAATTCAGATGAACAACgtccaataatttttatttttatttttcaattaaaactgCAGCATATGCCCTTAATGTCCGGTTAAAGCAAGACCTTAGAATACAAATGAGAAGAAGGTACATGTTTTATGATCCCacaattaaatttcattttttttatttgcaaatTCTTTGAGGATGTCGAGTTTGCAGGGGGAGATATGGTTATGGAGGAATATATTGATATTTCCACAGGTGTTTAACTCTCcatacaaaaaattgttccataTGAACAAACTCTTACACCTCAAGAACATATGTCATTCAGAAGATCCACGAGAGAAAATAGAAATACAATAGATGATTATATTGTATTTATCCAGGGACATAAGGTTAACATTGGAATGATGGATGATGATCTGATCAGATTTCATCAAGCAATGGAAAGTTCTAACTCTCAAAGGTGGATCGATGCCCTAAATAAAGTGATAAATTCCATAAATGACAATGACATTTGGGATTTTCTCATTGCCATAAGGTGCGAAACTCATTggtcttaaataaaaatttaagaccAAGAGGGATTCGATAGGCGATGTGGAGAGGTAAAAAGCTCGTCTTGTCACAAAAGGATTTACACATAAAGAAGACATTGATTATAAAAGGtctttctttttggttttttcgAAAGACTCTTTTAGGACCATAATGACATTGGTGACACATTTAGAACTTGAGCTACATATGATGGATGTAAAGACAACGTTTCTAAATGGTACATTGATGAAACAGTGTATATGGTGCAGCCGgaaaattttgtttcaaaagacTCAAAATATAtggtttgcaaatttaagaaatccATATATGAACTCAAGCAAGCATCTCAATTATGGTATTTCAAAATTCATCAAGTGATCATCTCATTCGGTTTTGAGGTGAATTTGGTTGATGATTGTATATATCATGAGTTGTGTGGgagcaaatatattttcttggttttgtTTGTCGATGACAAGATGGTAAACCATGTGGCTAAGGGAGACAAGTTTAGTCTCAAACAGTGCCCTATGAATAACTTTAAAGAAAAGTAAATGCAGAAAATTCCTTATGATAAGTAGTAGGGAGTCTAATGTATATTCAGTTTTGTATGCGTTCAGGTATTGCGTACAATTTTTGGGATGTTGGGCAgatatttaagaaatttaaGATTAGACCATTTGAAGCAGCCAAATGGGTAATACAGTATTTAAAGAGAACAAAAGACTGCATGCTCATGTATTGGAggtcagatttttttttttgagatcaTTTGGTGTACTGACTCCGATTTTGTTGGATGCAAAGATAACATATCATGAGGCATCTGATTATAGAACTTTGTCACGGGGCTGCACATAGTGGATAAGGAATTGAAACACCACTAAAGTTATTTGTGACAATAAATTATTAGTTCTATTTTCAATAACAATGAACTCGACAAATTCAAGAATATAGAGATCAAGTTCTTGTTATTAAAGAATATTTTCAATAACAATGAACTCGACAAATTCAAGAATATAGAGATCAAGTTCTTGTTATTAAAGATTAAGTTCAGAGTGAACGGTTGTCTATAAAGCATATCGGTACAAACTCCATATTTGCGGATCCGCTTACTAAAGTTTTTCACCCAAAAAGCATATTGCTCGTATGGGTGTCAAGTCATTAAGTGATATTAAGATTTAGTgggagtttgttatttttaatgctTTTATAATATAGACACACTTCAGTTCAAATAAGGCTTAAGaatattttctgcagaaataaagttTTGGTAATTTTATACTCTGACTTTGGTTAAGGTTTGATCTCACTAAGGATTAAAGAGGACCAGTTGAAAATCGACATATACAGACCAATTTCATGTGATTTTCATGCTACACATTTCATGATGGATCTATGTCATTTAGTTGTGTCACTATTGGTGATCATTGATGGGTTTAGTTATGATTAATGTAACGAAAATCACCTTGGTTCTATATATTGGCATGACTAATGGACGAGATAATTTGGATATGCTTAAGGAATATAATGGCAAATTTTGAGCTCATAAAGTCTAACACATGTGTATAATTACATATGTGACCAGTGGGAGATTGTTAGGATTTTTGGGTCacaatagtaatattacatgtgttagggccattatgtaattagccaaagcatcagtggtctaattaataatatataagtctatggctaaaagcataaatatcatgaaagaCAATTTATTGTGTAGATACCATAAGTCAATATCTAATTTAATGAGGGACCaaattagaaaattgaaaaataggaAATAACCCTAAGGTTATTTATAGGGGTTATGGTCCCCAATTGCAGAATAACGTGAAAACGGCGCTCAGTCAAAAAGTTCTCTCTTCATCCCCATCAGAAGAGGTTTCAGGAGCCAATAAGGAATTCTGCGGTTGGAAGATCACACATACCCAtgacctttgatcatcacatatgGCGAACTCAAACTCAGGTACGCTTCCGCTTATGGCTAAAGTATTTTCTTGATGATTAACATGATCAACTCTAGGGTTTATGAATCAATTTGAATCTAACAGTACTTTGAAAACAAAGTTTAATCTTAAAATCTAACCTCAAACTTTGAAAAATATGTTATGAAGTCaagggttaaaaaaaatgtataatcttttaaaataaaataaaactttaatTAAAAGTCTAGTTCATGATGGATCTCAACATCACAAAAGAAATTTACCTTTTGTATCTCAGTTTCCATCGAAGAAGTAGCTCCATTTAGCTTTGTCACTCGTATACTGATTTTGTGGAGGTGTTTTGTTGAATTGAAAGCAATGGCATCTTGTTCCTCCTTTTTGAATTCAGCTTCAACCAATCACCAGCGTCTCCTTTCAATGACAAAGCTAATAACATCACACGTAAACCAATCTCGTCACAAACAAGCTTTATCAATCTTCCACAACATGCACTCCACTTTATACATGTCCCTTGACCCACACGTCTTCACTCTTGTCCTCAAATCCTGCACCACCCTCCACCTTCCCCATCTCGCCACTTCCATTCACTCTCACCTCATCAAATCTTCATTCCTCGAAAACAACCCATTCCTTTCTTCCTCCCTCCTCAACTTCTACGGTCATTGCATTTCCCTCAACTCTGCACACCAACTGTTCGACGAAACTCCTCATAGAAATATCATTGTTTGGAACTCCATCATTGCACTTTATTCACGTTCACAACATATAACAACTGCTATTAACCTATTTAATCTCATCAATGTACCACGTAATGAGTCCACTTTCAACCCAATTATTGCTGCTTTATCATTATCGAATCAAAACAATGCTTCCTTTAAAGCTATAAATTTCTACCGTAAAATGATTGAGTTGAGACTCAAGCCGACTTTGATCACGCTTCTTGCTCTTCTTCCGGCTTCTGTTTCAATTGCGGCGTTGAATTTGATTAAAGAGATTCATGGTTATGCAATAAGGAATGATATTGATTGGCATCCTCAATTGAGTAGTGGGTTGATAGAAGCTTATGGTAGATGCGGTTGTTTGATGAATTCGCGTAAAGTTTTTTTGAAGATGAGGGATTGTGATAAAGATGTAGTTGTTTGGAGTAGTTTGATATCGGCTTGTGCATTGCATGGTGAAGCTAAGGAAGCTTTGGAGATTTTTCGAGAAATGGAAGTTTCGGGTGTGAAGCCTGATGGGATTACTTTTCTTGGTGTTTTGAAAGCTTGTAGTCATGCTTGGTTGGATGACGAGgctttgtattgttttatgagGATGCATAAGGATTATGGTGTTGAGCCGAATAGCGAACATTATTCTTGTTTGGTTGATGTTTTGAGTAGGTGTGGGAGATTGTATGAAGCTTATGAGGTTATTAAAAGGATGCCTGTGAAGGTCACTGCTAAGGCATGGGGTGCTCTTCTTGGTGCTTGTAGGAACTATGGAGAGTTGGGGTTGGCTGAGATAGCGGGGAAGGCTTTGGCTGAGGTTGAGCCAGATAATGCTGCGAATTATGTTCTGTTGGCTAAGATTTATGCTAGTATTGGGAGACAAGATGAAGCTGATAGAATGATAAGGGAAATGAAAGAGAAGGGAGTGAAGACTAGGGGTGGTAGTAGTTGGGTTGTGCATTCAGAGTCATAACATTAATTGCATGTGTCGTGGTTTTAATTTGCAGTCACAGTTGAAAAGAAGTTTTTTATGTTGTTGAGAATCACAAACACATATTATTGGTGTATTCAGAGCCAGGACATTAATTGCACGTGTCGTGGTTTTAATTTGCGGTCACAGTTGAAAAGAAGTTTTTAATGTTGTTGAGAATCACAAACACATATTGTTGGTGTAGCCGCAATTGCAGTTGCAAAGGGATGATGTTTTGGCCACAGTGACTGTTTCTTGTGGTGGATATGTGTTGGACATGCAGTAGA
Coding sequences within it:
- the LOC123899499 gene encoding putative pentatricopeptide repeat-containing protein At1g03510, which produces MASCSSFLNSASTNHQRLLSMTKLITSHVNQSRHKQALSIFHNMHSTLYMSLDPHVFTLVLKSCTTLHLPHLATSIHSHLIKSSFLENNPFLSSSLLNFYGHCISLNSAHQLFDETPHRNIIVWNSIIALYSRSQHITTAINLFNLINVPRNESTFNPIIAALSLSNQNNASFKAINFYRKMIELRLKPTLITLLALLPASVSIAALNLIKEIHGYAIRNDIDWHPQLSSGLIEAYGRCGCLMNSRKVFLKMRDCDKDVVVWSSLISACALHGEAKEALEIFREMEVSGVKPDGITFLGVLKACSHAWLDDEALYCFMRMHKDYGVEPNSEHYSCLVDVLSRCGRLYEAYEVIKRMPVKVTAKAWGALLGACRNYGELGLAEIAGKALAEVEPDNAANYVLLAKIYASIGRQDEADRMIREMKEKGVKTRGGSSWVVHSES